The Chthoniobacterales bacterium genome includes the window GTGCACCGGCTCCGGCAACGTTACCGCGAGCTTCTCCGCGAGGAAGTCGCTGAAACCGTGGCCGATCCGGCCGAGGTCGATGACGAAATTCGCCACCTTTGCGGCGTGCTCGCCGCCGAATCCGCTACCGCGTGATGAAAACGGTCTCCACGGGACTTTCCGATTCAATCGCGAGCGTCCTCGCTGATCCTCGGCCTTGTCCGCACTGCGATTCGTCGTCGCACATCGCGGGCGGGCTTTGCGTCGGCTGCCTGCTCGAAGCCGGGCTCGATCCGGCCGACGAAAGCGAGTCGGAAACGCTCACCGACATTCTGGCCGAGGTGAATTTGCCCGACCAGAACTGGCGGCTCGGCAATTACGAAATTCTCGAAGAGATCGGCCGTGGCGGCATGGGTGTGATCTATCGCGCCCGGCAACGCCATTCGCGCCGGATCGTCGCGGTGAAACGGGTCCTGAGCTATCACTCCGATTCGCGCGAAACCCTTGCCCGTTTCCGCCGCGAAGCCCAGGCCGCGGCGAGCCTCGATCACCCGAACATCCTGCCCATCTACGAAGTGAGCGAAAGCGAGGACGGCCTCCCGTTCTTCAGCATGAAGTTCGCGCCCGGCGGCACGCTGCAACAAGTCGCACCCGCCTTGCGCCAGGAACCGCGCCAATGCGTGGCGCTCGTCGCCAAAGTCGCGCGCGCCGTTCAATACGCGCACAGCCGCGGCATTCTCCATCGTGACCTGAAGCCGGGAAATATTCTCCTCGACGGCCGCGGCGAACCGCTCGTGAGCGACTTCGGCCTAGCCAAATGGCTCGACACCGCCAGCGACCTGACTTGCACCCTCACGATTTTCGGCACCCCGGGTTACATCGCCCCCGAGCAAGCCAGCCACTCTGCCGCCGAACTAAAACCGACAGCGGACGTCTACAGCCTCGGCGCCATCCTCTTCGAGCTGTTAGCCGGCCGGCCTCCGTTCCTCGGCGCCCACGCCCTCTCCGTCATCCGCCAAGCCGCCGAATCCCCCGCCCCAAAACTCCGTACCCTCTCCAAACTCGCCGACCGCGATTTGGAAACCATTTGCTCCCGCTGCCTGGAACGCGAACCTCCCGCGCGCTACCGCTCCGCCCACGATCTCGCCGAAGATTTGGAACGCTGGCTTGAAGGCCGGCCAATCTTGGCGCGGCGAATCTTACCGCCCATTCGAGCGTGGCGCTGGTCGCGAAGAAATCCGAAACTCGCCGCCATGCTGGGCGCATGCCTACTCCTCGTTGCGGTGGTCCTTGTGCGCCAGACTCACACACGACATTTAGCGAAAGCTCTTCTGGAACAAACGCTCACCCAACATTCCGTGGTCGTTTTGCCGCTGCTCGATCTCGACCACGCGAAGGCGGACCCCGAGAGCGCTTTACGATTCGGCAATAATCTAGGGCTAAACCTGCAACGCAAAGGGCCGGCGCGTGTCATCGCGGCAAGCGCGCAAGACACTTCGAACGCGTTCAGCAGCGTCGCCAACATTCGCATCGCCGCCCGGACCTACAACGCGCGCACGGTATTGTCCGGGACTTATCGAACGGTTGCCGGAGGCGTCAGCGTTTCGCTTCGGGCGACCGACGGAGAAGGCAATCTTCTCTTTCGCCGCGTTAAAACTGTCCATAACCTTGCTGTAGCCAGTGACTTTAGTCAGAGCGAAATTGACGAACTTTACTCATTGCTTGATCAAACTAGCTGGGAGAACGTGATTGCCGCGCACGATGATCCTGCTTTTCGCAACGAGCGAGCGCGCGATTTGCTTTTGGCCGGGAGGCAACTGACCCAACGCCAATCAGCGGAAGATCTCGCGCGTGCGATCGACTGCTTTCGGAAAGCTGCTGAGGCGGAGCCAAGGTCGGTCTTGGCCCGCACTGAATTCGCCCGAGCGATCGCCACGCGGACACATTATCTTTACGATGCCAAGCTGTTGGCCGCCGGCGATAAGGCGGCCCGCGAAGCTGCGGATCTCGATCCCACCTCGGGCGAGGCGCACCGCGCCCTCGCCAGTGTCCTTTTTCACACCGGACATCCCGCTCATTCGCTGGACGAAATCGTCCGCGCCATTGAGCTCAGCGGCCCCGACGTTCCCGCGATCGCTCTGAGTGGCAGCCTTTGGCGAATTCTCGGCCATCCGGATAGGGCGCTCGCCTGGTTCAGTATCATGGCGCAATGGCAGCGCCGTCCGGCTGAAGATGTATGGATCATTGGTGATTGCTGGACAGATCTGGGCGAAGACGCGAGGGCGGAAGCCATCTATCGGCGGGCCCTCGAGCTATATCCTGAACTGCCG containing:
- a CDS encoding protein kinase, which codes for MKTVSTGLSDSIASVLADPRPCPHCDSSSHIAGGLCVGCLLEAGLDPADESESETLTDILAEVNLPDQNWRLGNYEILEEIGRGGMGVIYRARQRHSRRIVAVKRVLSYHSDSRETLARFRREAQAAASLDHPNILPIYEVSESEDGLPFFSMKFAPGGTLQQVAPALRQEPRQCVALVAKVARAVQYAHSRGILHRDLKPGNILLDGRGEPLVSDFGLAKWLDTASDLTCTLTIFGTPGYIAPEQASHSAAELKPTADVYSLGAILFELLAGRPPFLGAHALSVIRQAAESPAPKLRTLSKLADRDLETICSRCLEREPPARYRSAHDLAEDLERWLEGRPILARRILPPIRAWRWSRRNPKLAAMLGACLLLVAVVLVRQTHTRHLAKALLEQTLTQHSVVVLPLLDLDHAKADPESALRFGNNLGLNLQRKGPARVIAASAQDTSNAFSSVANIRIAARTYNARTVLSGTYRTVAGGVSVSLRATDGEGNLLFRRVKTVHNLAVASDFSQSEIDELYSLLDQTSWENVIAAHDDPAFRNERARDLLLAGRQLTQRQSAEDLARAIDCFRKAAEAEPRSVLARTEFARAIATRTHYLYDAKLLAAGDKAAREAADLDPTSGEAHRALASVLFHTGHPAHSLDEIVRAIELSGPDVPAIALSGSLWRILGHPDRALAWFSIMAQWQRRPAEDVWIIGDCWTDLGEDARAEAIYRRALELYPELPDGWVGLCHLKLLNRDFDGARALCAENKDRHPESVYPRQIAALIEFFSRNFPAAEKLYAELSRGDPDGGRHSYGAMTYQSALGRLLQEKGDSNNSGLVLAAAEHLELAALEAAPGHPEVLYRLAAIEASSGKGDQAIERLRAARDAGWRAYRSMLLDPRFDSIRSNAQFMQLAKEIEATVGALRLELPRVATTDSRQDLITAVKH